TCAACCTTGCCATCGCCCTGCGGCTGGAGCGGATGCTGCAGGCGGCGGATGTGAAAACGGTGATGACCAGACGGGCGGACGAGGGGCTGGACAGCCGGAAAAACGGCAGCAAAAAGGTGGAGGATCTGAAAAACCGCTGTGCGCTGATCAGTAAATCGAAACCGGACTGTGTGGTAAGCGTGCATCAGAACAGTTATCAGGATGCGGCTATCCGCGGGGCGCAGACGTTCTATTATGCGGACTCGGCGGAGGGCAAACGGCTGGCCCAGCTCATCCAGCAGCAGCTCATTTCCCATGTGGCGCCGGATAACCACCGGGAGGCGAAAGGCAATAAAAGTTATTACCTGCTGAAGAAAACAGACGCGCCCATCGTCATCGCAGAATGCGGTTTTTTATCAAATCCCGAGGAAGAAAAACTGCTGAAAACGGCGGAATATCAGGAAAAAACAGCCTGGGCAATTTATATGGGCGTGATGGCGTTTCTCAATGCCGGATAAGGAAAAGTATTTACTTTATTTTCTAAAATGTTTATAATGAAATAACTCCAAATAGTAGACGGGAGGAATTTTCTGAATGAATACAACAATACTTAATGTGAGCGGAGATTCCGCGGACGACGTTAAGATTGAGGCGGCAGGCAATCTTCTGAAGGAAGGCAAGCTGGTGGCGTTCCCCACAGAGACCGTGTACGGGCTGGGCGCCAATGCGCTGGACGAGGAGGCCGCTGCCAGAATATACAGTGCCAAGGGCCGGCCGTCGGATAATCCGCTGATCGTGCATATCGCGGACTGGGATGCGCTGGGGCTGATCGTCAAGGAGATTCCGCCGGAGGCGAAGCTTCTGGCTGATAAGTTCTGGCCGGGCCCGCTGACGATGATTTTCAAGAAAAGTGACCGGGTGCCGTATGGAACCACCGGCGGTCTGGAGACGGTGGCCGTGCGCATGCCCAGCCATCCGGTGGCCATGAAGCTCATCCGGGCAGGCGGCGGTTACATTGCAGCGCCCAGTGCCAACACGTCAGGGCGTCCTAGCCCCACCCGGGCGGAGCATGTTAAAGAGGATCTGGACGGACGGATCGACATGATCCTGGACGGCGGCGAGGTGAACATCGGCCTGGAATCTACCATTGTGGATCTCAGTGAGGGCGTGCCCACCATTCTGCGTCCGGGCTACATTACGAAAGAGATGCTGGAAGAGGTGCTGGGAAAAGTCGAAGTGGATCAGGCTATCATCCGGGACGATTCCAACATCGTGCCGAAAGCGCCGGGCATGAAATACCGCCATTATGCGCCCAAGGCCGATCTGGTGGTGGTGGAGGGCGAGCAGGCCCTGGTCACTGCACGGATCAATGAGCTGGTACAGGAAAAACAGGAGCACGGCATGCGGGTGGGCGTCATCTGCACCGAGGAGACGAAAGATCTGTACAATGCGGACGAGATCCGTTCCGCAGGCAGCAGGCAGGATGAAGAATCCATCGCCCGCCATCTGTTTGCGGTGCTGCGGGAATTTGATGAGCTGGACGTGGACTGCATTTACTCGGAATCCTTTGAGGGGCCGGGACTGGGACAGGCCATCATGAACCGCCTGTTAAAAGCCGCTGCCCATCAGGTGATCCATATCAACAAGCGGGGCGTCAGCCGTCTCAACCGTATTTTGTTTGTCAGCAACAGCGCCAACATCATGGGCCCCATGGCGGAAGGCATCGCCAGACGGGAGCTGGAGGGCGTGAATATCGAGGTGCGAAGCCGGGGACTGGTGGTACTTTTCCCAGAGCCGGTGAACCAGAAGGCCGAAGCGGTGATGATCAGCAATGGCATCCGCATGGACGGCTATATGTCCAAGCAGCTGACCCGGGAGGACATGGGCGACGCCTGTCTGGTGCTGACCCTGAATGAGAAGCAGAAAGAGCGGATCAACGAGGAGTACCCGGAACAGAAGCAGGTGTACACGCTGAGCGAATTCAGCGGCGTGGAGGACACCCAGAACCCCTACGGCGGGGAGCTCACCGACTATGGGCGCTGTTTTGAACAGGTGGAAAAAATGGTGAAGCGGACGATTGCCCGGCTGAGAAGAGAACACAGTATTTAACAGTTGGAAGATGCACCAGTGAAAAAGCGTGCAGAGGGATAGCGAGCAGTACAGGCGTGTCGATGCCATGCGTTGTGCGAGGTACAAATGAATAGAGCGCTGTGCAGACGAGCTGACACCGTACGGTGTGCATAGTGGAATGGTGAATCGGCAGGCGGCATGTAAGCAGAATAGAAAAAAGAAACGGAGGAGTACACAGATGAGCGATAAGAGACAGGATTATATTACCTGGGATGAGTATTTCATGGGCGTGGCCAAGCTTTCCGGCATGCGTTCCAAAGACCCGAATACGCAGGTGGGAGCCTGCATCGTCAGTGACAGCAACAAGATTCTGTCCATGGGCTACAACGGCTTCCCTGTGGGCTGCTCCGATGATGAATTCCCGTGGGCCCGGGAAGGGGAACCGCTGGACAACAAATATCTGTACACAACCCACAGTGAGCTGAACGCGATCCTGAACTATCGCGGCGGCAGCCTGGAAGGGGCGAAGTTGTATGTGACGCTCTTCCCGTGCAACGAGTGTGCCAAAGCCATCATTCAGGCGGGCATCCGCACGCTGATCTACGACGATGACAAATACATGGACACGCCGTCCGTCATTGCGTCCAAGCGGATGCTGGACGCAGCCGGTGTGCGGTATTATAGATATAAACGGACAGGAAGAGAGATTTCCATGCAGCTTTAACACATTCTATGTAGCGACAGCTGCGAGGGTGATGTGAGATTTGAAGAGGTTGAGAACTTAAAAAGAAGAACTGTCAGCTTCCCATAAAAGAAGTGACAGTTCTCATGTGTTGTTCTGCATGTGAATAAAGTTTCTGCTGGCAAGGCTTGTGCGTTTGCAGAGGATTGTTTATTTACTCTCCGATGGCCTGTTTGAGTGCCTTGGACAGCTGGTCAGGGCAGGAAGTCGGGCGGGGACCGCAGTGAATGCCTTCCAGACGGCGGATGGCTTCATGCACGTCCATGCCCTCCACGAGCGCAGCCACACCCTGGGTGTTGCCGTTGCATCCGCCGACGAACTCGACAGATGTCACGATGTTGTTTTCAACTTCTACGTTGATGAGCTGGGAACAGACGCCCTTTGTCTTATATACCATAATCTTTTCCTCCTAAAGTATGTTTTGTATCAAAGCCTATCCATATTCACAAAGCGATCGTGCATAAGAAATCCCATGATGGCGATATGCCTCAAAGAGGTTTCCTATGAAAAGCGATGTGAAGAGATGAGACTTTCAAGATAGTATAACACCGAAGGAAAAATTTTTCTATAAAAAATCAAGAAGAAAAGGATGAACAAATCATGAAACGAATTGGAATTATCGGTGCAATGGAAGAAGAAGTTGCACTGTTGAAAGAACAGATGCAGATCGAGAAAAGGGTGGAGAAAGCGTCCATGGAATTCTGTGCCGGAAAATTAAACGGTCAGGAGGCCGTGGTGGTGCGCAGCGGCATTGGCAAAGTCAACGCCGGTATCTGCACTCAGATTCTAGTGGATCTGTTCGAGGTAGATGCGGTGATCAACACCGGAATTGCCGGTTCTCTGGATGCCAGAATCGACATCGGCGACCTGGTGATCTCCACGGATGCGCTGCATCACGACATGGATGCGGTGAACTTTGGCTATGCGCTGGGGCAGATTCCACGGATGGACACGCTGGCATTCCCGGCAGACGAGAAGCTCATCGAGACAGCGGCCCGGGTATGCGCAAAAGTGAACCCGGACATCCGCACCTGGACAGGCCGGGTGGTCAGCGGCGACCAGTTCATTTCTGACAAGGCCACCAAAGACCGGATCATCAGCAATTTCGGCGGCTTCTGTACCGAGATGGAGGGCGCAGCCATCGCCCAGGCTGCTTACCTAAACAAGATTCCGTTTGTGATCCTGCGGGCCATCTCCGACAAGGCGGATGACAGCGCCACCATGGATTACCCGGCATTCGAGAAAAAAGCCATCGAGCACAGCGTGCGACTGGTGCTGGGCATGATGGAGGCTCTGGCGTAAAACTGTAGAGGGTGAACGATGGCGCTGCTGGAATCATATTTGTTCAGACACTGTCTGAATGCGCAGAATATGAGGACATTTTATCTTGCGTATCCAATTTTCCAGACAGTGTCTGTTAAATTGATGAAAGTTGTCGATGAATTGTGCGGCTCCTTCTCTTTCCATTTTTTACCAGTT
Above is a window of Oscillospiraceae bacterium NTUH-002-81 DNA encoding:
- a CDS encoding L-threonylcarbamoyladenylate synthase, which translates into the protein MNTTILNVSGDSADDVKIEAAGNLLKEGKLVAFPTETVYGLGANALDEEAAARIYSAKGRPSDNPLIVHIADWDALGLIVKEIPPEAKLLADKFWPGPLTMIFKKSDRVPYGTTGGLETVAVRMPSHPVAMKLIRAGGGYIAAPSANTSGRPSPTRAEHVKEDLDGRIDMILDGGEVNIGLESTIVDLSEGVPTILRPGYITKEMLEEVLGKVEVDQAIIRDDSNIVPKAPGMKYRHYAPKADLVVVEGEQALVTARINELVQEKQEHGMRVGVICTEETKDLYNADEIRSAGSRQDEESIARHLFAVLREFDELDVDCIYSESFEGPGLGQAIMNRLLKAAAHQVIHINKRGVSRLNRILFVSNSANIMGPMAEGIARRELEGVNIEVRSRGLVVLFPEPVNQKAEAVMISNGIRMDGYMSKQLTREDMGDACLVLTLNEKQKERINEEYPEQKQVYTLSEFSGVEDTQNPYGGELTDYGRCFEQVEKMVKRTIARLRREHSI
- a CDS encoding dCMP deaminase family protein, with product MSDKRQDYITWDEYFMGVAKLSGMRSKDPNTQVGACIVSDSNKILSMGYNGFPVGCSDDEFPWAREGEPLDNKYLYTTHSELNAILNYRGGSLEGAKLYVTLFPCNECAKAIIQAGIRTLIYDDDKYMDTPSVIASKRMLDAAGVRYYRYKRTGREISMQL
- a CDS encoding N-acetylmuramoyl-L-alanine amidase, with amino-acid sequence MRKNKLELLMSLLILLAAWVLSREAAQTAVSADAVKNGAQTFVVVIDAGHGGEDPGKVSGSGTLEKDINLAIALRLERMLQAADVKTVMTRRADEGLDSRKNGSKKVEDLKNRCALISKSKPDCVVSVHQNSYQDAAIRGAQTFYYADSAEGKRLAQLIQQQLISHVAPDNHREAKGNKSYYLLKKTDAPIVIAECGFLSNPEEEKLLKTAEYQEKTAWAIYMGVMAFLNAG
- a CDS encoding 5'-methylthioadenosine/adenosylhomocysteine nucleosidase, giving the protein MKRIGIIGAMEEEVALLKEQMQIEKRVEKASMEFCAGKLNGQEAVVVRSGIGKVNAGICTQILVDLFEVDAVINTGIAGSLDARIDIGDLVISTDALHHDMDAVNFGYALGQIPRMDTLAFPADEKLIETAARVCAKVNPDIRTWTGRVVSGDQFISDKATKDRIISNFGGFCTEMEGAAIAQAAYLNKIPFVILRAISDKADDSATMDYPAFEKKAIEHSVRLVLGMMEALA
- a CDS encoding TIGR03905 family TSCPD domain-containing protein → MVYKTKGVCSQLINVEVENNIVTSVEFVGGCNGNTQGVAALVEGMDVHEAIRRLEGIHCGPRPTSCPDQLSKALKQAIGE